One bacterium HR17 genomic window, GGGCCGTCGCCCACCAGGTTTACAGCCTGGCCCCTTTGGCCGCTCGGGCACCCCTCCAAAGTGCGGGGCGACGAAAATTATAACGCAACCCAAGAGGGAAAACGCCCTCAGCGGTGCCGTGAGCGCGTCGTGTCGGGCGCTGTCTCATCGGTGGCGTCGTAGAACCGTGCCGAAACGGCGCCAGCGCGCACAAGCGATTCCAACAATTGTTCCGGCGTGACCCGCCCTGACAGGTTGACCGTTAAGCGGAGGCGGTGAAAGTCCGAGTCACCCGAAGGCAACGATTCAACTTGCAGCAACCGCGCCCGCAAGTCACCGAGCGCCGTCAGCAACTGCCACAATATCTCGGGGCTGGACGGTAACTCACAGTCTACGATGTGCGTTTGCCCTCCTGCCCGATGCGTCAGGAAGCGTTCCACGAAACGCAGCCCCGAGAGGGCAATCAAGACGGTCAATGTGCCCATGGCACCGAGGGCATAATAGCCGGCGCCGACGACCATGCCAATAGCAGCGGTCGTCCAAATAGACGCTGCGGTCGTTAGTCCGCGAATGACATCGCCGCGCAGCCAAATCGTGCCAGCGCCGATGAAACCGATGCCCGTGACAATTTGTGCCGCGATCCGTCCGGGGTCACCGTGCCATTCTGCCATCATCACTGACACCAAGGTGAAAAGGCAGGACCCGACACCCACCAATACATGGGTCCGTAACCCTGCTGGGCGTTCTTGGGCTTCGCGTTCTGCGCCGATACATCCGCTCAACACCATCGTCACCAGCAGGCGCAAGAGGGCGTCTACGGTCGTCACTTGCGCCGTCGGCTCCATCATACTTCCTTCACCACGCTTTTCAAGACAGGCTAAACATGACTTTGACGGCTTGCCCTTGGAGGACGGCGCGGAAACCTTCCTCAAACCGCTCCAACGCCAATCGGTGACTGATGAGGGGTTCCAAGTCTACTTGTCTGGTCGCCAACAGGCGCGTCACTAACTCCCAAGTGCTGAACAATTTCCGTCCTGTGACGGCATGGATGCGAATTGCCTTCATGATAGCGTCAGTCGGGTTGAAGGTGACAGGGGCGCTGAACAATCCCAGCCAAGCGATCCAGCCGCCGGGCGTGACGATGTCTAAGGCGTGGTGAAAGGCGGTAGGGTGCCCAGACATTTCGGCGACGGCGTCCACACCGTCGCCGTTTGTTTCTTGCAAGACCACCTCACGCACATCCTGCTCCAGCGGGTTGACGACGATGTCTGCGCCCATCCGACGCGCGAGGTCGCGCCGAAGGGGATTGGGTTCCGAAGCGATGACAAGGCTTGCCCCGCAGGCTTTAGCGATGGCGATGCCCATCAGCCCGATAGGTCCACAGCCCAGCACTGCCAACCGCTGCCCCGCGATTGGCTCCGCCAGCACCGTGTCGGCGGCGTTGCCCATCGGCTCCATCAACGAGACCCAATGGCGCGGAATGGACGGCGGCACGACGATGCAGTTGCGTGCAGGCACTTTGACAAACTCGGCAAACGCCCCGTCCACATCAAAGCCGAGGATTCGCAGGTGGCGACACACATGCATCCGTCCCGTTCGGCACTGGTAGCAGGTGCCGCAGGCGATGTGGGTTTCAAGGGCGACGAAGTCGCCCACTTGCACATGGGTGACACCGTCTCCGACCGCCACGACCTCACCGGCGGCTTCGTGCCCGACGATGCGGGGCACTTCCCGCAAATGCTCCGCCATCCATGCGTCCCATTGGTAAAGGTGGACATCGCTGCCGCACACGGAAGCGAACCGGACTTGCACCAGCACTTCGCCTGCACCGACTGTGGGGACAGGCGTTTCTACCAAGTCAAAACCGGGTGCCCGACGCGCTTTGACCAATGCCTTCATACGGCTCTCGCCTCCCAAGCGGCAGATTCGGCGCTGCCGTCCGTGCTGTGTGTTGCACCTGCATCGGGGCGGCACTATCATTTTGGCAGGAGGTTCGGTGGTTTTGGTCATGTTGTCGTGAGGAGGCGAGGGTGAATGCAATGCCCACGCTGCCGCGCAGATAACTTGGACGAACGCGTTTACTGTTGGCAATGTCTCGCTCCGTTGCGCAGCAGCGCGATGGGTCCGCTGCCGACCCCGACGGCGACGGCTGTCCCCAAAGCGGCTGCCACACGCAGCACGGGTGAACGCCGTTCGCCTCCCGTTGCTCTCCTTGCGGTAATCGGTGCGGGTATTTTGATCGGGTTAGGTGTCGCGGCTTACTTCCTTCTGCGGTCGCCCCAACAACCTTCGGCACCGACACCCGCAACGACACCCACTACCCCTACCGCCGTGCCCATGGCGCCGGGAGCGACATCGGCACCGACAGTCCAGCCATCTCAACCGCCGATACCGCCTCGGTAGCGGGAAACCTGAAAGGGTGAACGGCTATGCATCGGGACGGCAAAGCGCTGGTGATGGGGCTTGCCGGATTCGTTGTGGTGGCGGTTATCGTCGGGTTGTTGGTAGCCATCCGCAATTCCCCTTCTGCAGTCGCCCAAGCCTTTGCAGCGCAACTGGCGCGCCGGGACGAATCTGGCTTGCGCGCATTGGTCACAGCGAAAGACCAACAACGAGTGCCCCGCTTAATCGCGTTCGCCAACTTGTTCCCCGACCTACAACTGCAAGTCAACCGCATAGAGAACCGAAACGGGCAAACGGTCGCCGTGTTGGTGGCGTCGTTTTCGCAAGTCGCCCTCGGTGCGATGCGCTTTTCGGTGCCCGCAGGCAAGTTGGAACTGCCTTTTGCACTGAGGCGCGAACGGGTCTTGTTTTGGCGGGTGGACTTGGAGCAGTCGGAACCGCTGTTGCGCCAGACTTTGCAGCAAGCGGCGTTGGCAGTGCTCCGCCAGCAACCGGCGCTTCTGCAACAACTGTTGCAGCACCTGCCGTCGGTCGCCCCGCGCCCGTGAACGAGGAGGTGCGATGCCGTGAAAATCACCCAAGTGGAGCGCATCACCGTTGAGGTGCCGTTTCGGGGCTTGGCGGCAAAACACATGCCCCGCGAACTGGCAGATTGGGCGATCTCGGAAGTGTGTAAGGTCGTCACTGACGCCGGCTTGGTCGGATGGGGCGAAACCATTGTCTTCTACACTTGGGCACGGGTAACGGACGCGGCGGTGCAAAAGGTGTTAGGGCAAAACCCCTTTGAGTGCCTCTGGGACGACTCATTGGGCGCCGGGTTGCAAATGGCGCTGTGGGATTTGGCAGGCAAAGCGCTG contains:
- the tdh gene encoding L-threonine 3-dehydrogenase, translating into MKALVKARRAPGFDLVETPVPTVGAGEVLVQVRFASVCGSDVHLYQWDAWMAEHLREVPRIVGHEAAGEVVAVGDGVTHVQVGDFVALETHIACGTCYQCRTGRMHVCRHLRILGFDVDGAFAEFVKVPARNCIVVPPSIPRHWVSLMEPMGNAADTVLAEPIAGQRLAVLGCGPIGLMGIAIAKACGASLVIASEPNPLRRDLARRMGADIVVNPLEQDVREVVLQETNGDGVDAVAEMSGHPTAFHHALDIVTPGGWIAWLGLFSAPVTFNPTDAIMKAIRIHAVTGRKLFSTWELVTRLLATRQVDLEPLISHRLALERFEEGFRAVLQGQAVKVMFSLS